The stretch of DNA ACtgctcgccgccgtcgccggcgccgcGGCGACGGCCACGGATGTGGAGGCCCAGTCCTCCTACATCGTGCACGTCGTGGAAGCGCACGCGCCGCGGCTGCCACGCCGCGGCCTGCTGACAACCCGCGGGTACGGCTCGTTCCTGCGGGACCGCATCCCCGTCGAGATGTCCAGCCCGGCGCCGAGCGTGCTCTACTCCTACGAGCACGCCGCCACGGGCTTCGCGGCGCGGCTCACGGAGTGCCAGGCCGCGCAGCTGGCGTCGTCGGGCTCGGTGCACGCCGTCGTGCCCGACACGATGCAGGAGCTGCACACCACCCTCACCCCGTCCTTCCTCGGCCTCTCGCCGTCCTCCGGGCTGCTCAAGGCGTCCAACGGGGCCACGGACGTCGTCATCGGGGTCATCGACACCGGCGTCTACCCGGAAGGCCGCCCGTCCTTCGCCGCCGACCCGTCGCTGCCGCCCCCACCGAGCAAGTTCCGTGGCAGGTGCGTCTCGGGTCCGTCGTTCAACGGCTCCGCGCTCTGCAACAACAAGCTCGTCGGCGCCAAGTTCTTCCAGCGGGGGCAGGAGGCTCTACGCGGCCGTGCGCTCGGCGCGGACTCCAAGTCGCCGCTAGACACCAACGGCCATGGCACCCACACCTCCTCCACCGCCGGTGGCTCTGCTGTCGCGGGCGCCGGCTTCTTCGACTATGCCAGAGGAAAAGCCGTCGGCATGGCCCCGGGCGCGCGCATTGCCGTCTATAAAGCGTGCGGGGAGGAAGGGTGCGCGAGCTCTGACATCCTCGCCGCGTTTGATGAGGCCATCGCGGACAATGTCGACGTTCTCTCTGTCTCCCTCGGCGCCGTCGGCACGGCCCCGAACTTTTATAGCGATAACACCGCCGTGGGCGCGTTCCGCGCCGTCAGCAAGGGCATCGTCGTCTCCGCCTCCGCGGGAAACTCCGGCCCCGGAGATTCCACCGCATGCAACATAGCGCCATGGTTCTTGACGGTCGGCGCGTCCACACTCAACCGCCAATTCCCAGGCGATGTCGTTCTCGGCAACGGCCAGACCTTCACGGGCACTACTCTCTATGCCGGCGAGCCGCTCGGCGCGACCAAGATACCGCTGGTCTACGGAGGGGACGCGGGCTCCAAAGTGTGCGAGGAGGGAAAGCTGAACGCTACCAAGGTCGCGGGGAAGATTGTTCTATGTGAATCGGGTGTAAATGCCCGAGCAGCGAAACCATATGCCGTCAAGCtcgccggtggcgccggagcgatcCTCGCGAGCACAAAATCATTCGGCGAGCAGTCCATCACCAGCCCGCATGTCCACCCCGCCACGGCTGTGTCATTTGTCGACGCCGAGAAGATCTTCAAGTACATACGCGCTCAAACATCCCCTACCGCGACGATCGTCTTCCGCGGCACCGTGGTCGGCCCGACGCCTCCATCCCCTAGAATGGCGTCCTTCTCGAGCCGCGGGCCAAACTTCCGCGCGCCGGAGATCTTCAAGCCGGACGTGACCGCGCCCGGCGTGGACATCCTCGCCGCTTGGACAGGCGCCAACTCACCCACGGAGCTCGAGAGCGACACGAGGCGGGTGAAGTACAACATCATATCGGGCACGTCCATGTCATGCCCACACGTGAGCGGCATCGCCGCGCTGCTCCGGCAGGCGAGGCCAGAGTGGAGCCCGGCGGCCATCAAGTCCGCGCTGATGACCACCGCGTACAACGTGGACAGCTCCGGCGGCGTGATCGGTGACATGTCCACCAGCGACGCGTCCACGCCGTTCGCGCGAGGGGCCGGGCACATCGACCCCAACAGCGCCGTGAACCCAGGCCTCGTCTACGACGCCGGCACGGAGGACTACATCAACTTCCTGTGCGCGCTGGGCTACACCGCCAAGCAGGTCGCCGTCTTTGGCTCGTCCATCAGCTGTTCGAAGCGCGCGGGCTCCTCGGTCGGCGACCACAACTACCCCGCCTTCTCGGTGGTGTTCGCCTCGAACAAAGTGGCGGTCGTCACGCAGCGCCGTGTCGTGCGCAACGTCGGCAGCGACGCCGCGGCTGCGTACACGGCGAAGATCACCGCCCCGGACGGCGTTCGCGTCACGGTGAGCCCCGAGACGCTGCAGTTCAGCCCGACGGAGAAAACACAGGAGTACGTGCTCACCTTTGCGCAACGAACCACCAGTAGCGTCACGGAGAAGTACACGTTCGGGTCGATCGAGTGGAGCGACGGCGAGCACTCGGTGACGAGCCCTATCGCCGTCACTTGGCCGACGAGCAAGGTTGCAGAGATGTGAATGTGATCGCCGTTGGGTGTGTACTAGTACATAGTACGTGCGATTATGCGAGAATTTATCTCATTTGCTGTAAGTTTCACTTCCTGTGGTTGAATCAGTTAATCAAGATTCTTACTTtttgatttcaaaaggaagactagTATTCAAGTCAATACAACTACCACATTGGTAAATAAAAAATTATCAATGCAGATAATTTATTTTTTGACATATGTCAAGCGCCAGAATGTATTGTGCGTGGCTTTGTTGGCTTTAACTTTGGTATTCCTTTTAGGCGTCGGCTTACTCTTGCTACGCTTGAATAGTGGAATGGGGGTGTAGATAGGGTAAAACATGTTACAATGGGAGAAAACTAATATCATAGCTAGTGACATAGTGCAATAAACCGTTCCCTCGAATCGTTAACTCCTGAACTAATATCATAGTGACATAGTGCAATTAGCCGTTCCCTCGAATCTTTAACTCCTGGACAAATTTTAAGTTTATAACAAACACTTATAGTTAGGGCAGCATATTTTTTAGCTAACTGGAAAAGAAACATCAACTCCAATCACCCTCGTCAACATAGTCATCCGCCCTCTCCTCATTCCCATCCACCTCCATCGACCTACCCGCCGTGCGGTGTCGGTCTGCGTAGCCTCACTGCACCGCCCTATCCTTCTTATACATTCATCATTACATCATTTGTAGACCTAATCGAACAACAAGACACGTATTATTTACAAATTATGAAAGGACAGATTTCACATATGCTTGTCCTTGTATTGTGTGAGTATGAGAATATTCTTTCTAAATTACTTATCCAAAGTTATTGATCATTAACTTAGATTTTTGCAAGATTTTGGTGGCCTCCTCCGAGCCGTTGTCGCCTTGCCCATTGCTTTGAACCCCACTTTCACAGAGCTGAAAAACACTCACCACCTCCACCACTACCCACACCGGTTAACCCTTGGACTCCCCTTCACCCGTCATGTCTTTCCCATCTTTTAGTTGCCTTCGCGCGGTGACAATGTGTTTGGACGTGTTCGTCCACATGTCCGGCTCGGTCTTGAGTCATGGGGAGAGTATCTGGTGTTCCCATCCATTTTGGTGCTCCCATGCTCCAAATTTTGAAAATGCACATCtaaatgtttcaaaaaattccaaaaaaattgtgAATGTTCACATGACATGAGTGTACAAACTCTAAAAAATTGAAACCAAATTTGAAATACAcatagagaaacaaaaaagacaattcAGCATGAATATTTTGCAGAAAACGCTCCAAACATTCCTGAAATGACGCTTTGGTCCACATCCATGTGATGTTGCCCATTGGATCACGATCCAACAGCCGAGGTCGCATCGGAGCACCTAAGCTTAGGTGCTCCGAGAGCACCAGATATTCTCCCTTGAGTCGTGTCCAAAACGTCTAAAACGCCAAAGATTTTCAGGCAACCGAAGATTAGCAAATGTGTCATAGACTTATATTTATGGCGGAAGTTTCTGTGCGACATCATATTAAGCCAGGTTTCTTTGCCTTCTTTATGTGTTTCACCAGATCCATCATTGTGATTGGTCACAAAAAAAAAAGATTCATCAAGGATATGATTCCTGTCCCTCCAATGCTAGGGCTCCTCAACTCACAGCGACAGTTCAGAATAGTACAGTTTGACAAATTTGATGCCTTCACTCATACGCCAAATGTGCACAACTAACGGCAACTAACCTCTATTAATTCAGTAGTTATTGCTTAGTTGACAGGCACTACAATAAGTTTAAGGACAACATGCCATTGGAGCAATGCCCCATATTTTCTTGCCAAAAACATAATGGAGGCGTCATGCGCTCTCACAAGGAAACGAGCCAACAAGAAAATGGAGGCAACGTGCATTTTCTTTTTGGCAGCATCGCGCGTTCGTACAAGGAACGAGATAACAACAATTTAGAAAGAAGAATGTGGGATAACTTAAGCAGCACACGTGAGCCTTGATGCCGGCCTCTGGCAATAATGCAGCTAGAATATGTGGGAGTTTATCTCATGCAAACGTTAACAATTCGGATCCCGCCAATTGTTTGGAACGGCGCGCGCCATTTACTTATTCGTGCCCTCCGTCCCTGTTGGCACCGCATCGCTGACCGCGTACACCCGACAATGGAGCTCCTTAGACCATTGGCGGCCCTCTGCGTCCTGCCATGGCCTTCTTCTGCTCCGACGGCGCATCCCAGAAAGCTTTGGCGGCGTAGGGATCCATGGCGGGGAGTGGCGCGGAGAGTGATGACTGTGGCTATGGCTGAGGCACCATGGCACCGGTTCATATAGAACAGGTGGGCGGCAATGGGACGGACGGGTGGCCCCCAAGAAGATGCCTCGGCAACCGTGTGCCATCAATGCGGGCGGCAGACGAACGGACGGGCGGACGTCGCTTCGTTTGAACGCGCGCCAGTCACCTGCATCGGAAAGCGGTGCGGGCGGCGCTCTCTCGGTCGGCACGCCGCCTCAATGCTGGCGACAGTGagtggtcgcgtccgctctggccgagcATGAATGCGGGCGCTGACGCTCTGGAGCGGCACTGATCGAAAACGCGCGGGAGGGAAGAGCGGACGTTTTtgatgggccagggcggtcagaagcaggcTTGGGATCGGTCCGAACTCCCGCAAACCCCCAATTTTTATCTCCGGTTTACGGGGCAAATCGTGCCCGGAGCGCCCCGCAGACCGATAAAAGTCGGCGTTGGATGACTTTCGCGGTCTGAATCGCGCAGCCCGAACAGTTACGAAAAGTTTCCTGATcggcgttgaagatgccctaaggTTGTCGCCTACTCATGGTGGTTGTACCTCTCTTCACCTACTCCTAAAAAGTattactactaggaaaagggctatagctaacATGGACATTAATGacgcaccacatatgtggtgcgtcattagagtccatatcactaatggcgcaccacacccacggtgcgccactactaacaattttttttattttttcaaactagtaatggcacaccagggcATAGTGCGTCATtaatagttttaactagtaatgtcgCACCACACGTTTTGTGCGCCACTGCTAACaatttttttactttatttttcaaaactagtaatggcgcaccaggttgtagtgcgccattactagttcaaactagtaatggcgcaccacaaccacggtgcgccactactaacaattaattttttttgcaaaactagtaatggcacaccacataacaggtgcgccactaatggcgcattgttaggtggtgcgccattggtaacctgagagcagctagatattttggacagccacctatcacactcacttttcccacttcattctctccacctccccctccaagcttgtctcggatgcctcctcctcctcacctcatttgcaccatagattcactcaaattaagtggttaaattacctttttttgataggtaagtaagggaaaatctttctttatgttgtagatctacttttttctccgtcCAACAACGTgcgcatgcactttttatggcctagatctacgtatatttgtggtgttgcatatgtttgtgtttgcagataccggtatttgaaatgcgatagttgccaatattttgccggaatgttgattcatttccgtttcggcaagaatTTGGTACTATGCATTTTTTGtcttatttttaggcaaagtcatgccaaattaaTTTTTTTGgtcctaaaatatcgttttgctctaccccgcaggcgaacatggtccgcatgatgactgaaggcatcgtgaatatgtttttgagctccgtgaaggccgagatgcttcaaaaaacGAGAAGGAGATAAGATGTTCGTATcgtagatgcaagctgaagagccttatggacccggattccgtacaggtgcgggaccacccgcccttgcgtggtttcatggatgtctatcggtggcaaggtgatgaagatgactatgaagtcgtccatgggggccgggcaagaaatgaggaagggcaacaaaacaaccgcggcgagggcgggcgagaagacgaagaatctccaggacatgatcacgaagtagatgcagtacatagtcatcatgtagaagatgccggacatgatgatgaggaagatgccggagcagacgaagggcatgatcatgaagatgaaaatGCCGGAGTAGACGACGATGGactatcgatgggctgggtgcaggaccctcatattcaagagctgcttgacaagcagacggataacgcaagggcTGCcatccgagagaaagccaagctggatcaactggagatagacgcggttactccattgtatgaaggatgcaggcccgaggatacccgcctgaaagtaacgctcatggctctggagatgaaggtaaaacacaaaatgaccgacacatgcttcgacgagaacatgtcattctggcacgaacgtcttcccaaggggaacaagtgcccgactagtttcgaggaggcgaagaaaatcgtgtgtcctctggatttaccgcacgtgaaataccatgtgtgcatgaacaatggcatcatttattgggacgagcacgcggagtctaccatatgtccggtgtgcggcgtcactcgatacaagaaaaggaagaaagctcctcgaaaagtggtgtggtactttttgatcactcctcgtctacagcggtatttcgcagaccctaagctagcaaagctcctgcgttggcacgcagatagggagaataagaagcgagaagatgatggaaatgatccggagataaataaaaaagacaagttgTTGAGTcatcctaaggatgcgagccagtggtaagcgttgaacttcgaacacccagaatttgaggacgatccaaggaacatcgtgctaggcgcgagcaccaacggagtcaatccgtttggaagccagagaagcacacatagcacctggcatgtgtttgtgtggatgtacaaccttcccccctggttgtgcatgaaaagaAAGTACATTCACATGACTATGCTAAttaaagggccgaaacaaccagggaacgacatcaatctgtatctggggctgctgaaagaggagctagacacgttctgaaaaacgccagccaatacgtgggacgccgcagagaaagaatatttccctatgagagccgcactgctcatgacagtgcacgactatctcggttacggatatgtcgcggggcaggtggtccacggattttctggatgcgtcaggtgcatggatgacacaacgtatcgccagctagatagagatcttgGGTCTTCTAAAATCGTGTTCATGGgatatcgaaggt from Triticum dicoccoides isolate Atlit2015 ecotype Zavitan chromosome 6A, WEW_v2.0, whole genome shotgun sequence encodes:
- the LOC119318137 gene encoding subtilisin-like protease SBT1.4, with product MDLLRPLALAALCVVLLAAVAGAAATATDVEAQSSYIVHVVEAHAPRLPRRGLLTTRGYGSFLRDRIPVEMSSPAPSVLYSYEHAATGFAARLTECQAAQLASSGSVHAVVPDTMQELHTTLTPSFLGLSPSSGLLKASNGATDVVIGVIDTGVYPEGRPSFAADPSLPPPPSKFRGRCVSGPSFNGSALCNNKLVGAKFFQRGQEALRGRALGADSKSPLDTNGHGTHTSSTAGGSAVAGAGFFDYARGKAVGMAPGARIAVYKACGEEGCASSDILAAFDEAIADNVDVLSVSLGAVGTAPNFYSDNTAVGAFRAVSKGIVVSASAGNSGPGDSTACNIAPWFLTVGASTLNRQFPGDVVLGNGQTFTGTTLYAGEPLGATKIPLVYGGDAGSKVCEEGKLNATKVAGKIVLCESGVNARAAKPYAVKLAGGAGAILASTKSFGEQSITSPHVHPATAVSFVDAEKIFKYIRAQTSPTATIVFRGTVVGPTPPSPRMASFSSRGPNFRAPEIFKPDVTAPGVDILAAWTGANSPTELESDTRRVKYNIISGTSMSCPHVSGIAALLRQARPEWSPAAIKSALMTTAYNVDSSGGVIGDMSTSDASTPFARGAGHIDPNSAVNPGLVYDAGTEDYINFLCALGYTAKQVAVFGSSISCSKRAGSSVGDHNYPAFSVVFASNKVAVVTQRRVVRNVGSDAAAAYTAKITAPDGVRVTVSPETLQFSPTEKTQEYVLTFAQRTTSSVTEKYTFGSIEWSDGEHSVTSPIAVTWPTSKVAEM